In Xylocopa sonorina isolate GNS202 chromosome 16, iyXylSono1_principal, whole genome shotgun sequence, the sequence AGAATATTCTATCTTTATTTAAACTGATAAAAAAAAAGTCAGAAGACTTAATTTTAAGAaacttaattttaatttttaatttacagAACTCTTTAAAGcataaaatgtataataaaaaTGTGTAGAATATTCTATCTTTAGTTAGACCCATAAAAAGAAATAGATCTTCTCCAAAAATCAGAAGATATTTAATAGCGAACAATATTTAATCGTGAATCTCTTTTCATTCATTAAAGGCTTGTTTCTTTCCATACAAAAATAATATCACATCGAAAAATACATTATCAATTTTGTCTGGCTATCAATCTTCAATTACTACTGCTATTCCATTAACTTCCCTCTCATCGATTacatttttaaatcgctatcAAAGTAGTAATAGCGAACAGTGTAATTAAGAGAACATTTATctgaaaaaaatatgtattctACAGAAACTAAGCGATCATTCATAATTCTAATTATTAAGTTAGCTACGACCATCACTTAGAAGGCAAATTGATCATCTACGTTAATCGTATGATCATTAAAAAGATGAATGATGAAGCGTACATCTTTGTATCGAATAAAAAAATTTTAGAGAAGCCAGAGTTGATCGTACGATCATTAAAAAGACCAATGATGAAGCATACATCTTTgtattaaatgaaaaaaaattttAGAGAAGTCAAAGTTGATCGTACGATCATTAAAAAGATAAATGATGAAGCGTACATCTTTATATTGAGTAAAAAACATTTTTAGGGAAGCCAGAGTTGATCGTACGATTATTAAAAAGTCGAATGATGAAGCATACATCTTTgtattaaatgaaaaaaaattttAGAGAAGTCAAAGTTGATCGTACGAGCATTATAAAGGCAAATGATGAAGCGTATGTCTTTATATTGaataaacaaaatttttagagTAGCCAGAGTTGATCGTACGATTATTAAAAAGTTGAATGATGAAGCTTACGTGTTTGtattaaatgaaaaaaatttTAGAGAAGTCAAAGTTGGTCATACGAGCATTAGAAAGGCAAATAATGAAGCGTACATCTTGGTATTGAATGAAAAAAATTTTCAGAGAAGCCAGAGTTGATCGTACAATCACTAGAAAGACGAATAATGAAGCATATGTCTTTGtattgaataaaaaaaatttttagaGAAGTCAGAGTTGATCGTACGATCATTAAAAAGATAAATGATGAAGCGTACATCTTTGTATTAAGTAAAAAACATTTTTAGTGAAGCCAGAGTTGATCGTACAATCATTAGAAAGATCAATGATGAGCGTACATCTTTatattaaatgaaaaaaatttcTAGAGTAGCTAGAGTTGTTCGTATGATCATTAAAAAGTCGAATGATAAAGCGTACATCTTTGTATCGAATGGAAAAATTTTTAAAAAAGCCAGAGTTGATCGTATCGACTTCCACGTGGCCAATTTATTAACTACAATCTATCCGCCAGTATATAAGAAATTTTCAGCATCAATCTTGGCCACAAATGATCGTACAGAAAGGGTCAGAAATTGTCTCGTTCTGTTAAACTAGGAATTataaaaattttattattttggtATAACAAAGTAGTAACTTATTGGAGTATTCCATGCGAACGAAAGGTCAAAGAGTGAAAAGCCAGAACCGGAGTAACATTTTGTGGACAGTAGATCCTTTCTCGAAGCTCTGAAAACTCTCGCAGACAAAAATTAACATTGAATCTCCTCGAAAGCGAAGTATGTGCTTCGTTCCAGCGAATCGTAGAACTTTCTTCTCCGCTGCTTCGTGCTTTTCTCTTCTCTGGCCTTTCGAGCGACTGATAATGCGTCCAATTCGAACCAGCACGAATACCAGTTCCAAGGGAATCAAAGAAGGCTGTACGAAAGTAACACGACTCTGTCTAAGAAAAGAAATAGAGTGTTTATACAAATTTAACTACTATGTACACTACACGTAGGCACAGAATGCGTTACACAAGTATCAATTCTACAGAAAGTGGTACCGTATCTCTTAATTACTGCAACAATGACACAACTTGAGGATCGCTGGGCTTTCTTCTCAATTGTTTCGGCTGTTTCAGAGTTCATGGCACTGAGAAATACTTCTGTCGCTTGTACGCAGAATATTTTATATACCAGTTTGGCTGCTCTCGATCTGCGTAACTTTATTTCATTCCGTACGATGGAACTGAGGCGATCTCAGACTGCGAATTATGTCATTGTTGCAACTGAAGTTCTCTATTTTTCTCTATCGGTGgttaattataaataaaagtAACTGAACAGTGGTATAAACGTGGTATAATTGTCTTTCGTATTGTTGTAAGTAAATTTACAGAAAAAAGCCACGGTAGCTTGTTTCTCTTgtactaataaatatatatatgtatgtatatatatatatagatctgcagaaaataataaatattttgtgTATAATAATTAATCGAGAGACAGATGAACACGTGAGTCATTTGCTGCAAGTTTGACGAGTGTTTTCTTTACTCTAAGGATAGGTAGACGTGCTGCAGGCTTCCCGTGCCAGCATTCCTTCATTAATTTCCCCAAACCGGCCAACGTCTGCAAAAGATTTTGTATTAATTAGTTGCTAATATTGTTATTGAGagaagttttttttttattgagatTTTGGTGATTAGAAAAATGCCAAAATTAACTTATAAAGAAATTAATGTCTGCaaaaaatttataattaattagcTGCTAATATTGTTTTGGAAAAAGTTTCTTTTTTATTGTttcttatttattttatatttaataatttataaataaGTTATTGCCTGCAAAATATTTATGATTATTTAGCAGTTAACGTTGCTACTGGAAGAagtatttttttaattaatagtttgcagaataataaATGCCagcaataattaataaataagttATTGTCTGCAAAATATTGATGATTATTTAGATGTTAATATTGATATTGGaaaaagtattttttttttttttaattaagattTTGCTGAATAGAAAAATACTAGCAATAATTTATAAAGAAATTAATGTCTGCAAAATATTTATGATTATTTAGATGTTAATATTGTTATTGGAggacgtttttttttcttctaaatcAACATTTTGGTGGATAGAAAATGGCAGTGGTGATTTATAAAGAAATTAAGTAGCTGTGGGTGTAGATGATAAGAGTTGAAATGTGATTGAGTTGATTATGTTTTCATTGTAAAGATGTAAGATTAATTTTGAGAAGCTTTGTAAGTTTTAAGATTTCGTTGTGAGCTTACAAGCTTAATCATAAACTTATAAGCTTTCATCATAAACTTGTAAGCTCAATTGTGAACTTATAAACTTTCATCGTAAACTTATAAGCTTAATTGGAATGAACTTTACAAGCTTTCATCGTAAATatgctaattgcaattatatgctTAATTGTAATAATCTTTGTAAGCTTCAAGATTTCGTTGTGAGCTTACAAGCTTAATCGTAAACTTATAAGCTTTCATCATAAACTTGTAAGCTCAATTGTGAACTTATAAACTTTCATCGTAAACTTATAAGCTTAATTGGAATGAACTTTACAAGCTTTCATCGTAAATatgctaattgcaattatatgctTAATTGTAATAATCTTTGTAAGCTTTAAGATTTCGTTGTGAACTTATAAGCTTAATTGTAGACTTATAAGCTTAATTCCAAACTTATAAGCTCAATCGTAAACTTATAAGTTTACTCGTAATAATCTTTATAAGCTTTAAGCTTTCATTGTATACTTATAAATATATAAGCAACGAAGCaaattcatatatatatattcctcTAGAAAAATGATTTAAGTAATTAATAGATGAAGTATTAAACTCATAAGCTTAACGTTAATAATCTTTATAAGCTTTCATTGTAAACTTGTAAGCTTAATTGTAATAAGATTGCTTGTAAGATTAATTGTAATAAGCTTTCAGTGTAAACTTGTAAGCTTAATTGTAAACTTAGAAGATTAATTGTAATAAGCTGTATAAGCTTCCATTGTAAACTTATAAGCTTACtcgtaataatttttacaagcTTCTTTTTACAAGCAATGAGgcaaattaatatatatattttgctaGAGAAATGATTGAAATAATTAATAGATAAAGTATTTACTGGGTCAGAATGCCATCTATTTGGTAGAGGTGGTCTATGTTGATCCAAACACACTAATTTCCTCATTTCCTCGATAGAAGGATCTTGGCTGTTGGGAAGCCACTCCGAATACGGTGCTAAATACTCTAAGGCAACGCCATTACTTATACATCTTCTACAAACTTCCCACAGTATCAGTCCTAAACTGTAGATGTCTGCTCGTCTGAAGTTCTCCAAGCATTCGGTGTTTATCCTAAAAACAATTTTCTAATTGTAATATTTATGCAATTAAGATCATCAAAATTACAGTCTGAAGTTTTCTAAGCATTCAGCATTtatcttaaaaatattaaaaattaagttTCTTTAgttaaaattattatatatgcaatTATATAAAATCTGAAGCGCTCTGAGCACTCAGCATTTATCCCAAAAACATTTAGAACTAAGTTTCTCCAGTTGAAATCATTAAATACGTAATTTTTGCAAAGTCTGAAGTTCTCTGAGCATTCAGCGTTTATCCTAGAAATTTTTAAAACTATGTTTCTCTAGTTGAAATTATTAAATTTGcaattatataaaatttgaaGTTCTCTGAGCACTCAGCATTTATCCCAAAAGTATTAAAAATTAAGTTTCACTAGTTAAAATTGCTAAATATGCAATAATGCAAAGTCTGAAGTGCTCTGAGCACTCAgcatttatcgtaaaaatatttataactaAGTTTCTCTAgttgaaattattaaaaatgcaatTATACAAAGTCTGAAGTGCTCTGAGCAGTCAGTGTTTATTCTAGAAATTTTTAAAACTCAATTTCTCTAGTTAAAATTGCTAAATATGCAATTATGCAAAGTCTGAAATGCTCTGAGCACTTAGTGTTtatcttaaaaatattaaatactaaGTTTCTCTAGTTGAAATTATTAAATTTGcaattatataaaatttgaaGTTCTCTGAGCACTCAGCATTTATCCTAGAAGTATTAAAAATTAAGTTTCTCTAGTTAAAATTGCTGAATATACAATAATGCAAAGTCTGAAGTGCTCTGAGCACTCAgcatttatcgtaaaaatatttataactaAGTTTCTCTAgttgaaattattaaaaatgcaatTATGCAAAGTCTGAAGTGCTCTGAGCAGTCAGCGTTTATTCTAGAAATTTTTAAAACTCAATTTCTCTAGTTAAAATTGCTAAATATGCAATTATGCAAAGTCTGAAGTGCTCTGAGCATTCAATGTTTGTCCTAGAAATATTTAAAACTAAGTTTCTCTAGttgaaattattatttaatttataGGATTGCTAGAATTAAGTTCATCAAAGTTAAAGTCTGCGCAACAGTAATTTCTATATGTTTTTGTTGTATAATTGCCaagtaataattatatatagcaTGATATATTAAATGTATGTAGTATAATATACTAAAAACTGTATGTGGATGATCGTAACAGAAAGATATAAGCGTTTGGATGTAGCtactattttttaaaattattatttatgaATTAAGTAATCATTGGAACCAGAGAAGTTTTGGGCAGAGAGAGTAAAAAGTAGTTTCTGTATCTCAGTGTAATAGAAAGATATAAGCATTTGGGTATAGCTATTATTTTTTCTTTGACTTTGATGAACTTAATCTTAGCAATCGTACAAATTAAGTAATAATTGCTATTGTagaaatttgaatttatttCCAGGATAAACGCTGAATGCTCAAAGCCCTTCAGAttttatataattgtatatttaataattttaactAGAGAAACttagtttttaatatttttaagataAACATTGAATGCTCAGAGCACTTCAGATTTTATATAATTGCATTCTAAATAATTTCAACTAGAGAAACttagtttttaatatttttaagataAACATTGAATGCTCAGAGCACTTCAGATTTTATATAATTGCATTCTAAATAATTTCAACTAGAGAAACttagtttttaatatttttaagataAACATTGAATGCTCAAAGCACTTCAGATTTTATATAATTGCATTCTAAATAATTTCAACTAGAGAAACttagtttttaatatttttaagataAACACTGAGTGCTCAGAGCATTTCAGACTTTGCATTATTGCATATTTAGCTATTTTAACTAGAGAaacttaatttttaatatttttaatataaatgcTGAGCGCTCAGAGCACTTCAGAttttatataattgtatatctAATAATTTTAACTAGAGAAACttagtttttaatatttttaagataAACATTGAATGCTCAGAGCACTTCAGATTTTATATAATTGCATTCTAAATAATTTCAACTAGAGAAACttagtttttaatatttttaagataAACATTGAATGCTCAGAGCACTTCAGATTTTATATAATTGCATTCTAAATAATTTCAACTAGAGAAACttagtttttaatatttttaagataAACACTGAGTGCTCAGAGCATTTCAGACTTTGCATTATTGCATATTTAGCTATTTTAACTAGAGAaacttaatttttaatatttttaatataaatgcTGAGCGCTCAGAGCACTTCAGAttttatataattgtatatctAATAATTTTAACTAAAGAAACTTAGTTTTAAATATTTCTAGGATAAACATTGAATGCTCAGAGCACTTCAGATTTTATATAATTGCATTCTAAATAATTTCAACTAGAAAAACttagtttttaatatttttaagataAACACTGAGTGCTCAGAGCATTTCAGACTTTACATTATTGCATATTTAGCTATTTTAACTAGAGAaacttaatttttaatatttttaatataaatgcTGAGCGCTCAGAGCACTTCAGATTTTACATAATTgcatatttaataattttaactAGAGAAATTGAGTTTTAAAAATTTCTAGGATAAACACTGACTGCTCGGAGCACTTCAGACTTTAATTCGTTGAAGTTGAACGGTAGCAATCCTACAAATTAAGCAATAATTACTGTAGAAACTGTAAAACTTTGACTCATCAGTGCAACGTACAAAAGCAAAAGTCCCAAAAATAACTACGTACGTTTGTTCAAGAATTTCTGGACTCATGTACCGCTTGGTACCCAGTTTCAGATCAACTCTATCCCCACTTAAGCGATCTTGCGTGATGGCCAAAGCGAAATCAGCAATCACGCAGGTGCCATTGGTCTTAACAAGAATATTCTTCGACTTCAAGTTACGATGGGCCATGGCTGGCTTCCCTCGAGTCCCATGAATCTCTGTGTGCAGGTACAACAGCCCATTCACAATGCTCAGGCAGATGTTCAGGGTCTGATGATGCATCAAAGAGTGTGGCGTTCGATTCAGATAGTCGAACAGCGAACCGACTGGATGGTAATGCGTCACCAGCCAGAGCTGAGTGCAGCTGGCTCTGCTCGTCATGTCGCTGCCAACGTATCCAAGGATGTTGTCGTGTCTTGATGGCAACAACTGCGAATAGACTTCTGTCTCTCGAGCCCAGGCTGACTCGTCTCTAGAGAAGTATATCTTAACAGCAACATTTTCACCGTGCCATATCCCTCTCCAGACCTCACCACCGAATCCACCGTTACCACCACTGCCAAGACACTCCACCAGCGCCACTTGCTTGGCCAGCGTTCTTTGTACTAGTAATGGCAGACCAGAGCCTGAGCCACTGGTCAAGCTTCTTCCGTCCAAGTATTCCTGTTTCGAGAGACTAAGTTTAGAGGATTGCGTAGAATAAGAAAGTTGTGAGTTTGATTGCGAGAATGTTTGCAAGCTTACGTTGGGAATTTATAAGTTTAATCGTAATAATGTTTACAAGATTCCATCGTAAACTTATAAGCTTACTTGTAATAGACTCCATGAAGCTTTTATTGTAAACTTGCAAGCTGAATTGTAATAATCCTTATAAGCTTACTTGTAATAAACTTTGCAAGTTTTTATTGTAAACTTGTAAGCTTAATTGTAATAAGCTTCACAAGTTTCCATTATAAACTCATAAGCTTAgttgtaataatttttacaagcTTCCATCGTAAACTTATAAGCTTACTTTTAATAGACTCTATGAAGCTTTTATTGTAAACTTGCAAGCTGAATTGTAATAATCCTTATAAGCTTACTTGTAATAAACTTTGCAAGTTTTTATTGTAAACTTGTAAGCTTAATTGTAATAAGCTTCACAAGTTTCCATTATAAACTCATAAGCTTAattgtaataatttttacaagcTTCCATCGTAAACTTATAAGCTTACTTTTAATAGACTCTATGAAGCTTTTATTGTAAACTTGCAAGCTGAATTGTAATAATCCTTATAAGCTTACTTGTAATAAACTTTGCAAGTTTTTATTGTAAACTTGTAAGCTTAATTGTAATAATCTTTATAAGCTTTGAGCTTTCATTGTAAACTTATAAATGTATAAGCAATGAAGAGAagcaattaatttaattaaatttacatTGTGAACTTATAAGCTTACTCGTACTAATCTTTATAAGCTTTCATTGAAATTTTATAAGCTTTCATAGTAAACTTATAAGCTTACTTGTAATAAATTTTACAAAGTTTTCCTTGTAAACTTATAAGCTTAATTATATCAACCTTTATAAGTTTCCATCATAAACTTATAAGGCTACTTGTAATAGACTTTATAAAGCTTTCATTGTGAACTTGCAAGCTGAATTGTAATAATTTTTGTAAGTTTACTCGTTATAAATTTTATAAGCTTTCATCGTAAACTTGTAACTATATAAGCAATGAGGAAAAGCAATTAActtaattaaattttcattgtgaactTAGAAGCTTACTGTTAATAATCTTTATAAGCTATCGTTGTAAACTTATAAGCTTTCACTGCAAACTTATAAACTTCCATTGTAAACTTATAAGCGTATTCGTAATAAACTTGATGAAGCTTTCATTGCAAACTTATAAGCTTTCATTATAAATTTGTAAGCTTAATTGTAATAAGATTGTATTCATGTAAAAAGCTTTTATAAGCTCTCATCGTTGCTTTAAACTTATAAGCTtaattataataatcattataagCTTCCATCGTATACTTATAAGCTTCCTCGTAATAAACTTTAGAAAGTTTTTCTTATAAACTTGTAAGCTTAATTGTAATAATCTTTATAAGCTCCCATTGTGAACATGCAAATGTATAAGCACCGAAGAAAAGTGATTCACTTAATTAAAGTTTCATCAAAAACTTATAACATTAGTCGTAAACTTATAAGGTTTTGTCATAAACTTTATAAGCTTACTCGTAATAAACTCTATAAGCTTTCATCGCAAACTTATAAATATATAAGCAACAAAGCAATTTAGTATATGTATTTTTCAAGAATAATTATTTAAGTAATTAATAGATAAAGTATTAAACTTC encodes:
- the Sax gene encoding type I BMP receptor saxophone — its product is MTMADFMFIAYFILSLTFEPCPGEDKKLGLLENDVPLENEESPKSVDIVAFNGSSTGRFKCHICEGPDCLYSQICYNAVTCWKSRVRQSDGIESVSRGCTSSIDQMLLICNKQLPQRVVHAYGNRKRHVNGLSGVQYYVECCQTDFCNDGPFPILHDFTADIDQDFAIKLTLAIVGSVLGFSVIALIVTFYLLVCRTRRKRTLAARRNKLVIDSEMEPSILHFSFSSPTSTATYHSHELKATAAGDSTLKEYLDGRSLTSGSGSGLPLLVQRTLAKQVALVECLGSGGNGGFGGEVWRGIWHGENVAVKIYFSRDESAWARETEVYSQLLPSRHDNILGYVGSDMTSRASCTQLWLVTHYHPVGSLFDYLNRTPHSLMHHQTLNICLSIVNGLLYLHTEIHGTRGKPAMAHRNLKSKNILVKTNGTCVIADFALAITQDRLSGDRVDLKLGTKRYMSPEILEQTINTECLENFRRADIYSLGLILWEVCRRCISNGVALEYLAPYSEWLPNSQDPSIEEMRKLVCLDQHRPPLPNRWHSDPTLAGLGKLMKECWHGKPAARLPILRVKKTLVKLAANDSRVHLSLD